The Geminocystis sp. NIES-3708 genomic sequence AAGTACCAGTATCTCTCATCTTAAAAGCGACAGCCGTAGTTTTTGGTTCTGCGATAACTGTAGTGATAATGACATTTACCATTTCTTTAATTCACCCTGACTTTCAATTTATTGATATTTTGTTTGAAGTGGTATCTGCCTTTGCGACTGTTGGTTTATCTACAGGTATTACCGCTAGTTTATCTACTTTTGCAAAATTGGCATTAGTCTTAACAATGTATTTAGGACGAGTAGGAGTATTATTATTTATGGCAGCCATTATAGGTGATCCCCGACCTAGTCGAATCCAATATCCCGAAGAAAATCTGTTAGTAGGTTAAAATTCTATGGCAATCAATAATCAACAACCCTCGAATAATAGCAATCAAAGATTTAAAAATATCTTTAGTTTAGATCTTAGTTCTCTGAAATTTTTAAATAATCTCCGCAAAGAAAGTCGTCAATTTGGGGTAATCGGTTTAGGTAGATTTGGGAGGGCTGTATGTGAAACCCTTTACAATATGGGCTATGACGTTTTGGGTGTAGATGTCGATGAAAAATTAGTCGCCCAAGCTTTGACTGATAAAATTGCTAGTAGTGCCATTCGTCTTGATTGTACCGAAGTTAGTGCCTTAAAAGAAGCCGGTATTTTAGAATTAGATACTGTTATTGTCGCCATCGGCAATTATTTAGAAGAAAGTATTATTACCACTCTTAACGTCAAAGAAGCAGGAGTAAAATATATTGTTGCCAAAGCATCTTCTACAACTCACGGTAAATTATTGAAAAAAGTCGGTGCTGATTTAGTGGTTTATCCTGAACATCAAGCTGGTTGTGAATTAGCTTATACTCTAACTAAACCAGGAATACTTGATCGTTTTGAATTAGATCCGGATAATAGTATTGTTGAGGTATCTATTCCTCCAGAATTTGACAGCAAAACTCTAGCGGAAGTAAAACTACGCAGTCATTATGGCTTAAATGTATTAGCTGTGGGAAATGATGATAAATTTATTATTAATCCCCCGCCAAATTATGTTTTAACGAAAGGATTATCAATGGTTGTCATCGGTTCAAATAAAGATATTAATAAACTATAATTCAAATCCCATAGCAGAAAAAATGGTTTTTAAATTACTTACTAATCTTAAAAGTAGTTTCAGATTTTGTCTGACTTTCTTCTTGACAATTAGGACATGGAACAGGATAGTAATCAAAAGAGTTTACATAATCTGATAATCTCTTTTCGAGAATTTTTCCTGTACCTTTACATTTAAAACAAAATTTCATAATGATTCAATAATTTAATAATTGTGATCACAAATTTAACTGTTTTAACAACATATCAGATTGTTGATATTACTGATTTTCTTATTAAGTTATGTAAAGATTTTTCTGTATTTATTCAGTATAATTTGTGGAGAAAATTTAAGATTTAATATTTATTTAAGATTTAATATTTATTTAAGGTTTTTTACAAATTATACAATATATAGCAATCCTATTATTCTGATTTGTGAGATTTTTATAAGCGATAAAATTATAGTCAAGTTTACAAATTTATTTTTTAATCTTTAATTATTCACAAATGATTGAGGATTGCTATAGTAGAATTCTGAACTATGAAGTATGAACAAAGAACTAAAATTATTATTTAAAAAAATAAGTTTTTCTCCATAAAAAATAGTTTTGCTTAAGACTTTTGCACTTAACCAATACCAATATACGCAGCAACTAAGAATAGAGCATCAGTAAAAATAGTAGCTAAAACTGCGCCAGCAAAGGCAATATAGTGAGTTTCTTTTTTTACCAAGGCATATAAACTAATGCCTAAAAGTAGATTAGCTAATAACACTGCCCAACTAATTCCCCATGCTGTTTGAACTTGAGCGATCGCACCTTGTAAAATAGGTTTAACTAAAGTAGGATCACTGATCATAATTTCTTGCCAATAGGGGATTAAACCAGCTATATAAAAATATAAATCAGTAATGGCAGTACCGATCAATGAGCCAAGATAAAAATAATTACCAATTAAACCCCAACCTTTCCAGATACACCATAAAGCAAAAGGTAAACCGATAGCCTCAATGGGAATATGAATAGCTGGATTATAACGTAACCATCCCCAATAAATTGAACCACAGAGCCAACTCCAACTAAAACCCCAGAGAATATCACCCCAAAGATAAGTTTGTGGTTGACGTTTCCAATAAGAACTAAGTTGAAACCAAACAAGGGTTAAAATAAGACTAAGCCAAGGGAAAATTCTCACCAAAGGTGCTTGAAAAAACACAGGAATAGATACTAAAAAAGCTGAAGCCGAGAAAACAATGAGATTTTGACGTTTTTCTTTTTGCCACCACCAACTGAAGAGAAAATCAAGAAAATTATCTCTGAAAGTAGGAAAAAAAGTAGTTAATTGTGATAATAGGGTATTATTTAACAAAATTGCTTAAAATTTCTTTACTTATCTTTACTTAATATTAAAATATTTTAAGGGTAAATCTCAATGTTGAGACAAGAGAATAGTTTTGAGTTAGATATTTTAAATTTTATCAATCAGCAAGACAACAATAATTTTGTTTTATTTACTTACTATAATATCCCCCCTATGGGCATAATTATAACGTAAATTTTAAGTAGATTCTACTCAATTTGGTTGTGTAGTTAGGCAATGGGCAATAAATAGTTTCTCAAATAGGATGTATTTCCTAGATTTTAATGGTGTAGAGTGGGCAATGCCCACCCTATGTTTTTGTGTATTTTCAAGATTTTGATGGTATGGTTACAAGCTCTAACTAAGTTAAACTCTCACCTCGAAAGCAACCCCTTCTTCTACAAAATTAGGGAAATTAGCGAGAATATTTTGTCTTTCTTGTTCTCCTACAAATATATATGTACCTGGTTGTTGAGTATTTTGAAAACGATAAAAGTCAACTCCCTTATTCGCATCTCCACCATAAGCATAAAAAGCGATTCCTTCTTCTACAAAATTAGGAAAATTCTGGCGAATACCTTGACTTTCTTTTTCTCCAGCATATAAATATGTACCGGGAAGATTTTTATTTTGAAAGCGATTGAAAACGATTAAACCATCATCGGGTGTTTCGCTTACTTGAAAAGCAACCCCTTCTTCCACAAAATTAGGAAAACTTGCACGAATATTTCTGCTTTCTATTTCACTAGCAAATAAATATGTGCCGGGAAGATTTTTATTCTGAAAACGATTAAAAGAAGTATTTAGATTACCACTAGGAAGAGACGGATTATTAACAACAGAAACTCTTAAAGTATCAGTGGTAGATTCTCCGAGTAAGTTTGTGGCTTTAACAGTAATATCAGCGACACCTTGAATATTGTTAAAATAATTTAACTTAAGACGACCATTTTCATCAATCCTTGCACTGACAAGATTAGGATTAGTATTATTCTCGACGGTGAAAGTTAATTCAGGTAGATTATTAATAAAAATATCTTCAAATCTAACAAAATCATCATCTTCATTAATTTGGATATTATTGACATCAACATTAAAAATATTGACAGGTAAATCAGTAAAAGCAGCATTAATATTACTACCATTTACTACAGGTAAACTAGCAATAGCATCAATGGTAGTTAAATTATTACCGGGTAAAACTTGACCAAAAACCGTAAAACCACCATTTTGATTATCAAGATTACTAGCATTATTACCCAAATTAAAAAACCATTGATTTGTAGCACTATTAGGATTATTCCCTAACTTTGCCATGGCAATAGTACCTCTAGTATTAGAGCGATTAGGGCTAAATTCATTGACAATAGGTGCATCGGCAGGAACATTACCAACCCTCAAGTTATTAACGGTAAAACCACCGCCTTGAATGATAAAATTAGCAATAGATCTATGAATAATCGTATTTATATAATCACCATCATTAGCGTATTTAATGAAATTATTAACGGTAATAGGTGCACCTTGTCCGGGTTGATCAAAAAGTACAATATTAATTTCTCCTGCGCCGATAGAATTTTCCCGTAAATCAAAATTAGCTACCTTACCTGTCGTAAAAGGATCATCAAAATTTTGAAATAAATTAACCGTTGTATCATTACTATTGATATTGACAACGATAGGATTCAAAGAATTAACATTAATACTCATATCTAAATTTACAGCCTAATATTTACTTTTTTAAAGATTTTTTCAATCATAATATAGTTCCCGATCTTATCAATAAATATAAACTTTAAAGTTTAGTTTTCAAAACTTCATAGTAAAACTCTGGTTAAGGTAAAATGTAAGACTGCAAAAAAATTATTATCAAAATTAATCATGTCCGTTAGAGTCAGAATTGCACCATCACCTACAGGTAATTTACATATAGGTACAGCACGTACAGCCGTATTTAACTGGTTATTTGCAAGACATCATGAAGGTACATTTATATTAAGAGTTGAAGATACTGATTTAGAAAGATCAAAACCCGAATACACTGATAACATTAAATCTGGTTTAAGTTGGTTAGGACTATATTGGGATGAAGGACCATTTTTTCAAACTGAGAGATTAGATTTTTATCGTCAAGCCATTCAAACTTTACTTGATAAAGGTTTCGCTTATCCTTGTTATTGCACTTCTGAGGAATTAGAAACCATGCGAGAAATCCAAAAAGCTAATAATCAAGCACCTCGCTATGATAATCGTCACAGAAATTTATCATCAGAAGATATTGCAAAATTTGAAGCACAAGGACGTAAACCCGTAATTAGATTTAAAATCGAAGATCATGAACAAATTATTTGGCATGATTTAATTAGAGGCAAAGTGTCATGGCAGGGTAGTGATTTAGGTGGTGATATGGTAATTGCTCGTACTCCTGAAAAAGATGGTGATCGCTTTGGACAACCCTTATATAATCTAGCGGTAGTAGTGGATGATATTGACATGAATATTAGTCATGTGATTCGAGGAGAAGATCATATTGCTAATACAGCCAAACAAATTTTATTATATCAAGCATTAGGTGCAAAAGTGCCTGAATTTGCTCATACGCCCTTAATTTTAAACTCTGAAGGCAAAAAATTATCAAAACGTGATGGTGTAACTTCCATTGACGATTTCCGAAAAATGGGATTTATTGCCCCAGCTTTGGTTAATTATATGACACTTTTAGGGTGGACTTCTCCAGATACAGAAGAAATATTTAGCCTATCTGAAGCTGCCACTAAATTTAGTTTAGAAAGAGTTAATAAAGCAGGAGCAAAATTCGATTGGGATAAGTTAGATTGGTTAAATAGTCAATATTTACACAAGTTATCATCAGAAGAATTATTACCCTTATTAATTCCTTATTGGCAAGAAGCTGGTTATCAATTCAACCTCGAAAATGATCACGATTGGTTATTACAACTTACTGGTTTAATTGCACCTAGTTTGACTCGTCTTACAGATGGAGTGAAAGAAGCACAATTATTTTTTGCTGATGGCGTTAGTTTAACTCAAGAAGCCGAAGAATTTTTAACTCAAGAAGGAGTAAAAGAAGTTTTAAAAGCAGTAATTACTGCCACTAAATCTGATTTGGCTTCCTCGGAAGCAAATGATATTATCAAACAAATTACTAAAGATTTAAAAGTCAAAAAAGGTTTAGTAATGCGATCGCTTCGAGTAGGTTTAACAGGAGAATTACATGGTCCTGATTTAATACAAACATGGTTATTATTAAATCGAAAAGCCATTGATCAAACTCGTTTAGAATCAACCATTAATAACTAAAATTTGCTCTTATTCGTTTTGTAGTAAAAAGGGGCGTAAATAGGAAAAACATTTATAAATTAAGTCCTGTTAGCCTCTTTCTTTTTTTTTGTGAATCAATAAATTTAATACCCTCTTCTAGTTTCCGAGTCTCAATTGCCGATGAAGACGGGCAAGATACCACATATAATCATCAATTTTACATTCGATCGCCCTATTTATATAAAAAGAAGAATTTATCTGGTCACGTTCTGCTTCATAATATAAACCAAGATAGAGATTGAGATAAAATAAATCTCGAATGTTAGAGTCATTGAAAGTATATAAAAAATTTTCCACGGAAGATTTTCCTGCAAAAAGATTATATATTCGACGCATAAATAAGGGTAAATGATACTTCACAGATAATAAACATTCTCTCGCTGACAAAGAATTTTCTAATTGAGCCATACATAGATAATGCCAAAGAGTTTCTTCCACATCTTGAGAATTAACACTTAAATCTAATTCAAATTGTCTCGCACCTTTTGCATATTTACCTAAATAATAGTAAGTGATGCCTCGTTGCCATAGATAAGGTGTTAACTGGGGATTTAATTCTTCTGCTTTGTTAAAGTCTTGTAATGACAGAAGAAGTTGTCCTAGTTTAAAGTGTATCATTCCCCTATAAATATACATTCTGGGATCAAAAGGAGATATTCTTAATCGTTTATCACATTTACTTAATTCGGTTTCTAAGGTGAGAGTATCAATCATTCTAGTTTGGAAGGAGATAAATTTAAGCTCAATGAGGATAAGCAGTTAACAAAACTTTGACAAATATGACTAATAAATTAATAATTAGTTGATTGAGAATAAAAAGAAAAATGCTGGTATGATTTACAAAAATCAGTATATCATTAAAACAAATTTATAGTTACTACTTATTTGGTGTGCAAGGAGAATAGACAAATGAAAGAAATAGATTTAAGCGGAAAGCCGTTTCATTTTATCGGCATTGGTGGCATTGGAATGTCTGCTTTAGCCTATATTTTAGCAAAAAGAGACCTGCCAGTATCTGGCTCTGATCTTCGTACTACTCATATAACCGAACGTTTAGAATCAGTAGGTGCTCAAATTTTTACCAGTCAAACCGCTGAAAATCTTGAAAAAATAAAACAACATCATTCTAGTCTCAATCTCTTCGCCCATAGCAATCCTAAAAGTAATAACTATCAAACTCAGGTCATTTGTTCTACTGCGATTAATGATAATAATATTGAATATCAAGAGGCGATAAATCAAGGTTATCCTATTTATCATCGTTCTGATTTATTAGCGGCGTTAATTAAAGATTATCAAAGTATAGCCGTTGCTGGAACTCATGGGAAGACAACTACCAGCAGTTTAATCGGTTATATGTTGTTAGAATGCGGTTTAGATCCTACCGTCATTATAGGAGGAGAAGTTAATGCTTGGGAGGGTAATGCTCGTTTAGGGGAGAGTGCTTATTTAGTTGCGGAGGCAGATGAATCGGACGGATCTTTAGTTAAACATCATCCTCAATTTGGTATTATTACTAATATAGAATTAGATCATCCTGATCATTACGAGTCTTTAGAACAATTAGTCAATATTTTTCAGGAATTTTCTGCTCAATCTAATACTGTTATAGCTTGTATTGATTGCCCAGTGATCAAAGAAAATATTAACGCCACTCTCACTTATAGTTTAAACTCTGATAGTAACGCCAACTATATTGCTAAAAAATTAACTCACACTCCCTATGGAAGTCAGGCAGAAATTTGGGAAAATGGTCATTTATTAGGTGATATTTCCTTACTATTGTCAGGAGATCATAACATTAGTAATGCTTTAGCCACTATTGCTGTTGGACGTAAATTAGGATTAGACTTTAATATTATCGCCCAAGCCTTAAGCACATTTGAAGGTGCAAAAAGAAGATTTGAGCACAGAGGAACTTATCAAGGTGGTACATTAATTGATGATTATGCTCACCATCCTAGTGAAATTCGTTGTACATTACAAGCAGGAAGAGCAAGATTGCCTCAATATAACGCTAAAAGATTGGTAGCGATATTTCAACCTCATCGTTACAGTCGTACTGCCACTTTTTTGGAGGAATTTGCCCAATGTTTTGCAGAAGCAGATGTCGTAATTTTAACGGATATTTATAGTGCGGGGGAAACAAATACCACTGGTATAGACGGAAAGAAGGTTGCGGAAACACTTAAAAAATATCATCCCAAAGTGTATTATCATGATAATTTATCTACCATTACTGCATTTTTAGCAGATTTTTTAGAAACTCAAGATTTAACCTTGTTTTTAGGTGCTGGAAATCTTAATCAGACTATACCTCAACTGCTCAAACTAAATCATGAATCTTTGGCACAAGCCGCCTAAATAATTAGGAATTAGAAATTAGAAATGAACAAAATTCTTTCTTTTTCTGTCTTCTGTTATTAAATGTTTTTTATCTAAATTAATTTTCAATTTGTGTGGAGTGAAAATGTTATGAAAAATGTACAAACAGACTCGTTAAAAAGTCCAATATCTTTAAAAGGAAGTGAGTGTGCTATTTATCATTCTGTGGCTTTATCTCAATATACTTCCTATAGAGTTGGCGGCACTGCTCAATGGTATGTTGAGCCACGAACATGGGACGATATTCAAGCTGTTTTCGAGTGGATAGAAAAACAACAAATACCTTTTATTTGTTTAGGTGCAGGTTCAAATTTGCTGGTAAGTGATGAAGGTATCTCTGGATTAGTTCTAAATACTCGTCATTTTAAAGATTATACTATTGATGAAGAAAATAACACGATTACTGTTGGGGCAGGATATTCTTTACCTAAACTAGCATGGAAAACCGCAAAAAAAGGATGGCAAGGCTTAGATTGGGCTGTGGGTATCCCAGGCACTGTAGGGGGTGCAGTGGTAATGAATGCAGGTGCACATAAGGGCTGTATAGGTGATATTTTAGTTAATGCGGTGGTTGCCTATGGCAATGG encodes the following:
- a CDS encoding TrkA family potassium uptake protein; translation: MAINNQQPSNNSNQRFKNIFSLDLSSLKFLNNLRKESRQFGVIGLGRFGRAVCETLYNMGYDVLGVDVDEKLVAQALTDKIASSAIRLDCTEVSALKEAGILELDTVIVAIGNYLEESIITTLNVKEAGVKYIVAKASSTTHGKLLKKVGADLVVYPEHQAGCELAYTLTKPGILDRFELDPDNSIVEVSIPPEFDSKTLAEVKLRSHYGLNVLAVGNDDKFIINPPPNYVLTKGLSMVVIGSNKDINKL
- a CDS encoding DUF3120 domain-containing protein, whose product is MLNNTLLSQLTTFFPTFRDNFLDFLFSWWWQKEKRQNLIVFSASAFLVSIPVFFQAPLVRIFPWLSLILTLVWFQLSSYWKRQPQTYLWGDILWGFSWSWLCGSIYWGWLRYNPAIHIPIEAIGLPFALWCIWKGWGLIGNYFYLGSLIGTAITDLYFYIAGLIPYWQEIMISDPTLVKPILQGAIAQVQTAWGISWAVLLANLLLGISLYALVKKETHYIAFAGAVLATIFTDALFLVAAYIGIG
- a CDS encoding peptidylprolyl isomerase; amino-acid sequence: MSINVNSLNPIVVNINSNDTTVNLFQNFDDPFTTGKVANFDLRENSIGAGEINIVLFDQPGQGAPITVNNFIKYANDGDYINTIIHRSIANFIIQGGGFTVNNLRVGNVPADAPIVNEFSPNRSNTRGTIAMAKLGNNPNSATNQWFFNLGNNASNLDNQNGGFTVFGQVLPGNNLTTIDAIASLPVVNGSNINAAFTDLPVNIFNVDVNNIQINEDDDFVRFEDIFINNLPELTFTVENNTNPNLVSARIDENGRLKLNYFNNIQGVADITVKATNLLGESTTDTLRVSVVNNPSLPSGNLNTSFNRFQNKNLPGTYLFASEIESRNIRASFPNFVEEGVAFQVSETPDDGLIVFNRFQNKNLPGTYLYAGEKESQGIRQNFPNFVEEGIAFYAYGGDANKGVDFYRFQNTQQPGTYIFVGEQERQNILANFPNFVEEGVAFEVRV
- the gltX gene encoding glutamate--tRNA ligase, whose protein sequence is MSVRVRIAPSPTGNLHIGTARTAVFNWLFARHHEGTFILRVEDTDLERSKPEYTDNIKSGLSWLGLYWDEGPFFQTERLDFYRQAIQTLLDKGFAYPCYCTSEELETMREIQKANNQAPRYDNRHRNLSSEDIAKFEAQGRKPVIRFKIEDHEQIIWHDLIRGKVSWQGSDLGGDMVIARTPEKDGDRFGQPLYNLAVVVDDIDMNISHVIRGEDHIANTAKQILLYQALGAKVPEFAHTPLILNSEGKKLSKRDGVTSIDDFRKMGFIAPALVNYMTLLGWTSPDTEEIFSLSEAATKFSLERVNKAGAKFDWDKLDWLNSQYLHKLSSEELLPLLIPYWQEAGYQFNLENDHDWLLQLTGLIAPSLTRLTDGVKEAQLFFADGVSLTQEAEEFLTQEGVKEVLKAVITATKSDLASSEANDIIKQITKDLKVKKGLVMRSLRVGLTGELHGPDLIQTWLLLNRKAIDQTRLESTINN
- the murC gene encoding UDP-N-acetylmuramate--L-alanine ligase — protein: MKEIDLSGKPFHFIGIGGIGMSALAYILAKRDLPVSGSDLRTTHITERLESVGAQIFTSQTAENLEKIKQHHSSLNLFAHSNPKSNNYQTQVICSTAINDNNIEYQEAINQGYPIYHRSDLLAALIKDYQSIAVAGTHGKTTTSSLIGYMLLECGLDPTVIIGGEVNAWEGNARLGESAYLVAEADESDGSLVKHHPQFGIITNIELDHPDHYESLEQLVNIFQEFSAQSNTVIACIDCPVIKENINATLTYSLNSDSNANYIAKKLTHTPYGSQAEIWENGHLLGDISLLLSGDHNISNALATIAVGRKLGLDFNIIAQALSTFEGAKRRFEHRGTYQGGTLIDDYAHHPSEIRCTLQAGRARLPQYNAKRLVAIFQPHRYSRTATFLEEFAQCFAEADVVILTDIYSAGETNTTGIDGKKVAETLKKYHPKVYYHDNLSTITAFLADFLETQDLTLFLGAGNLNQTIPQLLKLNHESLAQAA
- the murB gene encoding UDP-N-acetylmuramate dehydrogenase: MKNVQTDSLKSPISLKGSECAIYHSVALSQYTSYRVGGTAQWYVEPRTWDDIQAVFEWIEKQQIPFICLGAGSNLLVSDEGISGLVLNTRHFKDYTIDEENNTITVGAGYSLPKLAWKTAKKGWQGLDWAVGIPGTVGGAVVMNAGAHKGCIGDILVNAVVAYGNGNIEILSRDELEYAYRSSKLQNKQALVLKATLALQSGMAKEEMLKITTDNFRMRKNTQPYDKPSCGSVFRNPQPKAAGWLIEQIGLKGYRIGGAQVAHRHANFIINSGNATAKDIFSLINHVQEEVEKKWSILLHPEVKLLGQF